In Felis catus isolate Fca126 chromosome E1, F.catus_Fca126_mat1.0, whole genome shotgun sequence, the following proteins share a genomic window:
- the LOC123381918 gene encoding keratin-associated protein 9-2-like, which produces MTHSCCSSCCQPTCCRTTCCRTTCCQPTCCGSSGCGSSCCQPCCCPTCCHTTCCRTTCCRTTCCQPSCCGTTCCQPSCCGSSGCGQNCCGSHCCQPVCCTPVYCTRTCYHPTCCCLPGCLAQGSGSCCQPSCC; this is translated from the exons ATGACCCACTCGTGCTGCTCCTCTTGCTGCCAGCCTACGtgctgcaggaccacctgctgccggaccacctgctgccagcccacATGCTGTGGGTCCAGCGGCTGTGggtccagctgctgccagccttgctgctgCCCAACTTGTTGTCACaccacctgctgcaggaccacctgctgtaggaccacctgctgccagcccagctgctgtGG gaccacctgctgccagcccagctgtTGTGGGTCCAGCGGCTGTGGACAAAACTGCTGTGGGTCCCACTGCTGCCAGCCAGTTTGCTGTACCCCCGTGTACTGCACGAGAACCTGCTACCACCCCACCTGCTGCTGCCTGCCTGGGTGCCTAGCCCAGGGCTCTGGATCCTGCTGCCAGCCTTCCTGCTGCTGA
- the LOC109494366 gene encoding keratin-associated protein 9-9-like — translation MTHSCCSSCCQPTCCRTTCCRTTCCQPSCCGSSGCGHNCGGSSGCGSSCCQPCCCPTCCHTTCCRTTCCQPSCCGSSCCGSSGCGQNCCGSHCCQPVCCTPVYCTRTCYHPTCCCLPGCLAQDCGSSHC, via the coding sequence ATGACCCACTCGTGCTGCTCCTCTTGCTGCCAGCCTACGtgctgcaggaccacctgctgccggaccacctgctgccagcccagctgctgtGGGTCCAGCGGCTGCGGACACAACTGCGGTGGGTCTAGCGGCTGTGggtccagctgctgccagccttgctgctgCCCAACTTGCTGTCACaccacctgctgccggaccacctgctgccagcccagctgctgtGGGTCCAGCTGCTGTGGGTCCAGCGGCTGTGGACAAAACTGCTGTGGGTCCCACTGCTGCCAGCCAGTTTGCTGTACCCCCGTGTACTGCACAAGAACCTGCTACCACCCCACCTGCTGCTGCCTGCCTGGGTGCCTAGCCCAGGACTGTGGATCCAGCCACTGCTAG